DNA from Quercus lobata isolate SW786 chromosome 1, ValleyOak3.0 Primary Assembly, whole genome shotgun sequence:
TTTGGGCCTTTGGCCATGTATAGAGTTATATCATATCAAAACTAGCAACTAGCAAAGATTACATGAAAAACTTATCCTAAAAGTAAATCACACTTCAGAAATCAAAAGTCTGAACAAACCTTGTCATTACAAGACTAGCCAAATTTCTTGTGGTGAGTTCATGCAAATCGGCAGTAACATGGACATCATTTTGGTTTGGTTCATGTAATTCTGTCCACAGATCAATGGGGGCAGTAGCAGGAATTCTTCGGTCTTCAGGAAATGAACCAAGGTCCATGAAATACTCTTTGAGGATGCTCTTTTCATCAGAAAATTCTAGGCTTTTTTCTAGACGAGCAAGCACTTCCTTATCAGACTTAAAAATAGAATGACCATCATCAGACCATCTCATTAATGTACTTTGCCAAACTTCTACAGGCCTCCCACGGAGTGAACCACCAATCACTTTAAGGGCTATTGGCAGCCCCCCACAACCTCTTACTATCTGCATTTGAAGGAACCAAATTAAATCAGTAATTGTGTATTGGTTACAGGGATAACATTGGCCAAGATTTTAGTTATCTAAACCACACTTTGTTCTGAAATATGGAAACGTGGTttgtattacattttttttttttctttctcttgtctTCACTCAAGTTCTGGGGAAAATTGGTTTGTTGAAAACAATTTGAACAAGCTTAAATGCATGTGCAAGGATGAAAGCATGGTTTTGGCAGGTATATATGGTATAATGTACTCAGCAACACAAAAAtagaatttatatgattatatctTTGGTCATATGCATACCGTGCCCGAAAGGCAAAAGTTCAAACAAAATTAAgcatatttcatatatatatgtccCAGATTGAAAAAGTACCTTTTCGATTTGTTCTTTAGAAAAGTAAGAGCTCATGTCTTTGAATGATGCTGAGCGGCAAAAAAGACTCATTGCATCTTCAGGACCTAATGGATTTAAGTTATATTTAGACTTAAATTTTGGAAATGCAGTTCTTGAAGTCACCACAATCTTGTAATTTGGAATATTAAACTTGAACTCGTCAATTATGGATTCTGATTCAGGCCAGACATCATCCAAGATCATCAATATAGGATTTGAatcatttgatcaatttgattcAAATGTTGCTCCTTTGATGCAATTTGATTCAAATGTTGCTCCAGCTGGTTGATTGCGTCTTCATCATTCTGAATCTCGTGTGCACAACTATATAGATTTTGTACAACGACCTTTAGGTTGGGATGTTTTGAAACgttgacaaaaaatatattgtcACCATATATGCCTATCCAAACACAATATAGTTAGAAAGCTGCCACCGCTACAATTTTCATGTCTAATAACATTATACGTCTACATACGTAAGGGTGAAGTGAAATGAACAGAATTCCAAATCCTGGCAAAGGGTAAGTGAGCAAAAGCAATTTTCTAGGAAACTACACcaattatatataaagataattaaattccccttttttttccttacattttctttttcactacTACTAAGGCAGTAAttccaaagaaagaagcaaataCTGTAACTATTTAAAagactaaaacaaaataatgagcATAAATAGCAAACCATGCATATCTTGTtttattagatatatatttgTTCCAAAATGTAGTTCAATTCACTTGCATAAATTGGAATCTTCATATGTGAATGAAGTATTCACATTTATTCCAACTAtagttaaatatatatgataataataatcaaGAAATAATACATTTAAATTAGGATTCATCAatgaaattctctctctctttcttttttttttttttttttttttttttttttttttttaaagaacaacCTAACTGTTTACTTTTACTACAAAAAGTATCCACATACTATCACAATAGGAAACTATCGCCTATGTTTTTTGAAAGAACAATGCCACAAACTCAACATTTTAGCAATTGATCAAAAAGGGTATAATTATCACcattatcacttttattatgtACCAACCAATTAATCaccaaagaaaaaagtaaaaaactctCTTTGAATTCACTagacttattttattttttgatagtttggctacaaactattttgtaggcattgGATACAAACTCCCACTAGAAAATTAACatagatatatattttaaaaattcatcatTGAATTGTATgctatttatgtttttaacatatataataaatttgaaattttgttcaGATCATATTATTTACTAAtcaattcataaacttattttttatacatctaaaaaaactaaaaatttaaatttgactaataaaattttaacttgcaAACAGGTTTAATGGGAGAAAAGTAGGCAAAATTTGCTATTTAGActgaatttagaaatttttttggagaatagcATGCGTGTCAAACTAATTAGTTAGTTGGACtgtttttggaacttgagtttgccaaactcgattttgggctgGAAATCaaaccctatagtggcgtttttttagttcctatagcagcgtttatagtaaacgccactatagggtacatatagtggcgtttttgacaaacgccactaaaaaaacgccactatagtttgaattttgggctggaactcgagtttgccaaactcgagtttcaaaatcaGTCCACCTTACTAAATAGTTTGACGCGCATgcttttcacaaaaaaattttctgaaAACAGTCTAAATTCCAAATTTTGCCGAGAAAAGTACCTCTAATTTCGTTATCCCAACAAAGCATTTTGACCAAAGTGGTCTTCCCGCAACCTCCAAGAGCAGTCAACAGAAGCACCTgctcctctttcttcttcagctCCATCTTCAACTCCTTCAATGgcaaacccaacccaacaatATAATCCCGGGGTCTAGACACCGACAGTGTCCGTAACCCAAATCTCATCCTTATGTCCGAATTCAGATTATTCATACGCTCCCGAATATCGTTCACAGCCACCAAAGTCTGCAACGTAGTCCTTCCGATCTGTGCTTGCAAATCAACCTTACAGAACTTTTCAATGGCTTCGTTCAACTCCTTAATTTTGAGCGCGTAATAGGCTTTGGAAAAGATCTTATACGGCTGGATTTTGGAGCATTTGTCAACCATCTTCGCGCCCTTCTTCATAAGTTTGACCAACCTCTCTATTTCCTTTTCTGGGAGATCAAGAGCCAAGTTTAATTGTCTTATCTCTTTCACCAAAGATTCTAAACTCTCTAGCGTGGCACTTAAGTCTTCAAAAACTGATTTGAACATAATGGCTTGGCCTATAACGTTCTTAACCGTATCATGCAAAATAGCAAATCCCTCTCCAAAGGCCGCCCCCACAACACCCCCTGCAACAAGTGACATAACTTTGGAAACAACCCCAattaagaaacaaatacaatacTAGATCTATCTACCCaactaacccaaaaaaataaaaaaatagacacGAATTTTTGCGAGGATGAATTAGATTTtcatccaaacaaacaaaagtgCAAAGAGAGAGAACGATCGAGAAGCTGCTGAACAGCGATTTAGATCTCAAAGCTCTCTCTTCTAGTTGCTCTGCTCTGAGCTTTGATGCTAAGcaatttgagaaaaagaaagaatgggTGTGACCTTTTGACAGAGGTACGTGGGTGGAAGTTTCTATTTTCATATTCATTTTTGTGGTAAACGACCGCGAATACTTGTCGTACGAATCGTTGGACTGGGAGTGCCAAGTCCAGTAGAGCACAGCCCAGCCCAAaaaacatggttttttttttttttttttttaaagaagcaTGTTTCTATCTACTACACAAtgtgcaataaataaataaataaatatatatatatatatatatatatatatatatatttatattaaaggGAGAAAAGTATTTTATCctctttatgtttggggtagttcaCATTTCCCCAAATATAGAGGGGTGAATATACTTTTTCCCCTATATTAAATGTCATGtgcaatttaattaattagccaaaaaTAAGACATCTAAAACCCTTACTATCCGTccattttttcatatattacaACAGATGGAGGTTGAAAGAATGGAGgtttaaactctaatttttcttataaaggATACTAGACAATATCGCTAAGTTATAAGGCTTTAAATTGGGATATTTAACCTTTGAACTTTGTCATTTCATTAAAACTAGACTAAGAATTCTAAGaccaaaaataaggaaaaattgGATTACCTATTACATTTCGTCATGGATTAGAAGATCAAACAACTCTTGAATGGATAAGCTCACAAAGATCACTACACATCATCAAAACAACTAGGGTTGACTTAATATAGTTTGAGGCCTGAAGCGATAAATTCAATTGAGccttttgttatttaaatatcactaaaataatttttagttctatagtttatttatttttatgtaaaatatattattcttaCTTTTAATATGACTAATTCACTTAATGGTAGTTAGGTTGATTTTTTGAGGAGATCTTTGCCAAATCTAGTGGAGATCGTAAGATCTTTAGGGGAGAACCACTGGATTATCGATTTCAATCGCCTCTCTCGATTTTGACCAAAATTGACTCGACCATGGAAAATCCAACTCAATCTGACTCGTTGATGCACTTAGTCAACGAAGGGTTCTTTGTTCTTGGTTTGAGCCCAAGTTGAGGACAAACCTTACCTAAATCGACTTGCAAACACTCCTATTGGTGGAAATtgaacaatataataaatgagtATTCTAATTACTTCTTGTGATTaatgacacatcaatttgtaagactaatgtagtaaaatttgtattatctTTAACATCACTCAATTCTTTTGGTCTTCTTAAGAGTGGAGGAAAAATTATACCactcatatatttcttttaataaaaaaaaaaaaaaaaaaattatatctccCACATTTGGGGGTCTTTCTCTAATATGGGGCCTGTGCCATGACCTGAGTGGCCTAGGCTTAAGGTCAGCCTGAAAGCAACTAAGTATCATTTTGACCAAGGGTAGTTGTACATTATGCAGTGAAGGCTTAGTGAACGTTTGGATAGCGGCAAGCGTCCAGCATTTGCGCATCCAGGGTTTTGTGCgtgggtctcgtgcactgttcacgagacccacaaacctctttttttagcaaaactttcattaaaaatgggtcccatggtactatttacacatttacaaaattattttgttatagtgttttcagttttcagtttttagcaataaacaatatccaaacagatcctcaatgaattttttcaaggggtcattaaaaaaattgaattaaacaaaatttaataaatagagAACTGGAATATATCGAATAAATTGGGGATATTACACAAAGTAATGATGGAAGAACAATGTCAATACAAAAGACAAATAGAAAGTAGATAACTTGGAGGCACAATATcgttttccttagacaatatttgcccccaCACTATTGTCGCTAAAGGATTATTGCAAATTTGTTTTCAGGATACAACCAAGTTGTTCTACAAATAGTAATTCTAGAGAATGACCACAAgatttcttgtatttctttaTAACTTACTATTTTGGGGAGATTTGGAATAAAAAGAGTCCTAAACTTATGGTTTTCTTTAAATAACCAAGAACTCTACCAATTGCTTTCTAGTGATCCACACTTGGATTACTTGTAAATCTAGAAAGTTTTCTTTACTCACTGAAAAAGATATGTCTGGTCTTGTACAATGCATAGCATACATCATGCTACCAATAGCACTAGCATACTCGGGCTATGTTGTTGCTCTTCCAGTGTTCTCACCCAGTTTTATGCTCTGATTAAAAGGTGTATTTACTTCTTTTATATTAAGATGTTCAATCTTTGAAGAACTTTCTTGACATAATGAGATTGACATAATGCAAAACCCTCActatgtcttttaattttgattcCTAGAATAGTATCTACTTCGCTTAAATCTTTCATTTGAAACATAGAAGAAAGATACTTTTTGGTTTCATATGTACCTTTCATATTTGTACCAAATAGCATATCATCCATATAAAGGCATACAATGACTCTATATTCCTTTGTAAATTTGGAATACAGACATTTGTCAGCACTATTGTGCACAAAGCCAACCGAAAAAATCACTGAGTGAAATTTCCCAAATCACTTAGTCAAGTTTTGGAGCTTATTTCAAGCCATACAAAGACTTGACTAATTTGcaaactttctttttatttctagaATGTACAAAACGCTCAGGTTGTTCCATGTAAACTTCCTCATCAAGATCACCATTTAGGAAAGTtgtcttgacatccatttgatgtgCAATTAATTTGTATAAGGATATAAGTGCTAACAACACACGAATAGATGTGATCCTAGCTACCAATGCAAAGTTATCAAAATAGTCTATCCCTTCTctttgtttaaagccttttgtCACTAACCTTACTTTAAATGTTTGAATTGACCCATTAGTATTGtattttcttctaaataccCATTTACAACCAATTGGTTTGAACCAGTAGGTAGATCCACTAGAACTCAATTATTATTGAATAATATTGAGtccatctcatcatttacagcTTCTTTCCAAAAAGCTGAATCTCTAGAAGCCATAACTTGATCCTTAAGGCTATGTTTGGATGggtggattttagggaggatggaaaaaaaagagtggaaaataggagagaaaatgggTGAGATTGGTGTTTGGATGaaagggggagggggagagAAAAGTGGTGGGGCCCAGCTATTTTCTCTCTGGGCCCACCACAATTCAATCTCtccaaaatgaagagaaaatgagggagaaaaggagGAAGAGTGCATTTGGACAAAATTGCCCTTCTCTATCCCATGCCAACTTTTTGTCTTTCcggtgtggttttttttttttttttgtcaataaaatTTTGCATAGTAGACGTTAGtactgtttgtttgtttttatctgttttttttttttttttttttttttttaaatatccttttagcatttgcttattgtataaataaataaaaaaattaaagtgtccatacaatttttttttaataataaatgtgttactttttgtttatatatttagtaaggatataatggtaaatttatatcaacttcatttttcatcatctcattttttatctcaactaaaaaaaaaagttttctatccctccacttttccacccttccaaccaaacacaaatgagagaaaactaaatcttttccatccttccacttttccatcctcccacaattttctatcctcccacttttccatcctcccaaccaaacagacccttaaacATGATGGGTATTTTATTTAGAACCACTTGTCTATTTCCTTCAATAAGGTACaattgagcttgataagaaatgaaatatggaccaaaatccttttcttttcttatcctTAGACTCTTTCTTTGTTCACTTGGTGAACTACTTTCAATCATTTTAGTACTACCCAAAGTAGTATTAGGATTAGAGTCACCTTGTTGTGTTTATGTAGGTATCAAAGCATCTATGGAATCTTTACTGAATTTATCCTCAATAAATTCAACATCTCTTGATTCCATGACTATAATAAAGCTTAAGTCTAATAATCTATATGCCTTTGAATTTTCAGCATAACCTAAAAACACACTTTTCATAGCTCCTTGTCCTAATCAAggtttggttttcttccatTCCATAACTCATACAGAGATactttaatatttttggaaGGTAATCTATTGTGTACATGACATGCTTTAAGCAATGCCTCTCCCTATAAATTAAAAGGACGTTCTATACTCAAGATCATGGCATTTACCATGTTTACAAGAGTCCTATTTTCTCTTTCAGCAACTTTAGATAATCCAAATCCATATTTGAGCCCTGATTTCACATTCCCTCAATCTCTGAGCCCTAAGCGACTATGGTTTGAAATCAGATATGGCTTCAAGTATGAATTTTTGGGGGACCATCTTTTTTGTGTGATCTTATGCTTTTAAGaattattgaaaattataattaattggTCGTTAttttatgcaaattttttttaaaattttttaaattaaagaagCTTAATTCTGTTAAGAAGAGTATTTGggaaagaaagaattgaaagtAATATATATGAAGTACATATGGGTGTAAATTGCTTGTTAATGGCGGGAAATCAACAATGTGGATGGAGGTGGAGGTTGTAATTCTGAGTTCTGACCCTTGATCCACATCGCATGCTATAGTTTTTCTTGAATAATCACATGCCACATCGCAAAACATAGGGGTGACCACaggtcggtccgggtcgggtttgtgcccaacccgcgACCGACCCGACCAAGTCGGGTTCCAATTTCTCAGACCTGCCGCCGACCAGTCAGAAAATCGGATCGGATCGGATGGTTCTTGCCGAAAAGTGGTCGGGTCTCGGTTGGAATTGATTATTTGGAAAACGGCGCGAATCCGGccaagaaaatatgaaaaacggTAGAATCCGGCAAGGAAATTTTGAATAACGGTAGAAATCCGACCAGATCTCACCAAATCCAGCGAGATCTTGGCTATTTTCGGCAAGATCTTGGCTAGATCTAGCGAAATCTCGCCGGATCAAGCTTAAATATTCccaaagaaaactcaaaactcgccggatctacccaaaaaaatctcaaaactcACCGGGAATATGATGGGTCGGTCGGATCGGGTTTCTTGGATTTGAGAGGAGGAGATCCGATCTCCGACCCGTTGATCTCGGGTTTTGGAGAATGAAATCCGTCGCCGACCGTCGGAGCAGTCGGTTCGGTCGGTGGCAGATCGGGTTCGGTCGGCGGCAGCGGGTGGGTCGGTTCCGGCGGGTCCCTAGACAGCCctagcaaaacaaaaagaaattgagCTAGGCCTGAGAATTGGTTTCCATTCATAGCAGGTACTTgaagctaaaaaataaatttataaaaaaaaaataaaaaaagaggatcAAAATTCGAAATTATGTCTTAAATATGAGTTTGGATAGGGTAGagccactatatatatatatatatatatatatatatatatatatattttttttaaatgacacgTCACTGAATATAggcccttttttatttttttattttttttatgggagaaTATAGGccattttgtttctctattaACCTGTGTACATAAGAAAATTAAGGAAATCATATGGAAAAACTAatagaacttattttttaaaccttaTGGTAAAAAAACTTTTCATCAAAAACATCAAGATCTAATAGAAACACTCAATGTATAGACTTTAATGGCTGACACTGTATTATGGCCAAACTTAAAACTTTGGCAAGGAACATGGGTTAGAATAGTTCTGAAATTAACCAACCAACAAACTCTTTAGTGGATAAGCTCACAAAGATTGCTACACATCATCAAAACAACTAGGGTTGACTCAATATAGTTTAAGGTCTAAAGCGATAAATTCAATTGAGccttttgttatttaaatatcacttaaataacATTTagttctatattttatttatttttatgtaaaatatattattcttaCTTTTAATATGACTAATTCACTTAATGGTAGTTAGGTTGATTTTTGAGGAGAACTTTGCCAAATCTAGTGGAGATCGTAAGATTGTTGAAGAAGAACCACTGAATTATCGATCTCAGACGCCTCTTTCAATTTCGACCAAAACCGATTCGACCATGGAACATCCAACTTAATCTGACCCATTGATGCACTCGATCAGTGAAGGGTCCTCTGTTCTTGGTTCGAGTACAATTTGAGCTCAAACCTTACCTCAATTGATCTGTGAACACCCTTATTGGTGGAACTTGAACAAGAtagtaaagttgtgatttactactatgttttatgttggctttatttcatgacaaaaagtgtggtaattgctttaattttgttccttgtattttgtgggattttattgtattgggtttagtattaagttggtgaagaatcgagCATAAAATGAAGAATCAATGGATTTCGCGAGTGTCTTGCTAGAAGCTAACCCACAAAAGAGCcacatgagaagcacatgctggtagctgaagagtcatgccagcttGGAGGATTTCGCGAGTGTcttgcgggtaa
Protein-coding regions in this window:
- the LOC115988451 gene encoding probable disease resistance protein At5g66900, producing the protein MILDDVWPESESIIDEFKFNIPNYKIVVTSRTAFPKFKSKYNLNPLGPEDAMSLFCRSASFKDMSSYFSKEQIEKIVRGCGGLPIALKVIGGSLRGRPVEVWQSTLMRWSDDGHSIFKSDKEVLARLEKSLEFSDEKSILKEYFMDLGSFPEDRRIPATAPIDLWTELHEPNQNDVHVTADLHELTTRNLASLVMTRFVQTFDF